A single Anopheles maculipalpis chromosome 3RL, idAnoMacuDA_375_x, whole genome shotgun sequence DNA region contains:
- the LOC126564254 gene encoding carcinine transporter, whose translation MNGNRNNSSAKPSLESTREMKEEEEDDAEIQESEKMLHEEPFDLDELLPVIGEFGRYQKLLLWLICLPACIPCGFCAFNQLFMTDVPEEYWCRVPELANYTAEERKAYSIPLVVHDGVESYSKCSRYAVDWKEILNYSDDLDGPLAPNSSWPTEPCLEGWEYNTTVVQSSIVIDFNLVCDYDIYPTLGLVALNTGGPVGVYLFGLLNDRLGRRISYFSCLATLLIGSFITAASSSFWMWAFSRVIVGLTIPAVYQIPFIIALELVGPNYRSFVTVMTCTFYTFGIMMLAGVTYLIRDWVQLTLYTSVPFLLYFLYLLVMPESPRWLLMKGKLEQALLILEKMANVNGKQLPDSFRKRLQQRVLAEKSRTTKRNEPTIGAFDLCKTPNMRLKTILITLNWFANETVYLGLSYYGPSLGENQYLSFFLSSLVEIPSYIICWIIMDRWGRRWPMCLLMILSGISCIVTVVLSEDAVTETLILYLLSKSMISASFLIIYPFAGELYPTQVRGVGIGTSSYIGGLGLIVIPFITYLGKDNLRLPLVIMGCVSVLGGFTGLRLPETLHHRLPQTLEEGELFGQDWTFDECFRCIPSKKSPTSSYENLSHDPSDAALELNAAVPINASTYATGSGSCSTERTPLELARIRRQSMKRLVRQASTMDTQKTKDGAMQLTYWF comes from the exons ATGAACGGGAACAGGAACAACAGTTCGGCAAAGCCGTCCCTAGAATCAACGCGCGAGAtgaaggaggaagaggaggacgaTGCAGAGATCCAGGAGAGTGAAAAGATGCTGCATGAG GAACCCTTCGATTTGGACGAACTGCTCCCGGTGATAGGAGAGTTTGGTCGATATCAAAAGCTGTTGCTCTGGTTGATATGTCTTCCCGCCTGCATACCCTGTGGGTTCTGTGCATTCAATCAACTGTTCATGACGGATGTCCCAGAGGAGTACTGGTGTCGGGTGCCGGAACTAGCGAACTACACCGCCGAAGAGCGCAAAGCGTACTCCATCCCGCTGGTGGTG CATGACGGGGTGGAAAGTTACAGCAAATGTTCCCGCTACGCAGTGGACTGGAAAGAGATATTAAACTACAGTGACGATCTGGATGGGCCGCTGGCACCGAACAGCTCGTGGCCGACGGAACCGTGTCTGGAGGGATGGGAGTACAACACCACCGTCGTACAGTCATCGATAGTGATCGAT TTCAATCTGGTATGTGATTACGACATCTACCCAACATTAGGCCTGGTCGCACTCAACACTGGTGGCCCGGTTGGTGTTTATCTTTTCGGACTGCTAAACGATCGTCTAGGTCGTCGGATATCGTACTTCTCCTGCCTGGCAACACTGCTCATCGGTAGCTTCATCACGGCCGCCAGTTCAAGCTTTTGGATGTGGGCATTCAGTCGAGTGATCGTTGGTCTTACCATACCGGCCGTCTATCAAATCCCCTTCATCATTGCACTCGAACTGGTCGGTCCGAACTACCGATCGTTTGTCACCGTAATGACTTGCACGTTCTACACGTTCGGCATCATGATGTTGGCCGGCGTTACCTACCTGATCCGCGACTGGGTGCAGCTAACTCTCTACACATCCGTCCCCTTTCTACTGTACTTTCTTTATCTGCTCGTAATGCCTGAATCACCGCGCTGGCTGCTTATGAAGGGTAAGCTCGAGCAAGCGCTACTAATACTGGAGAAGATGGCAAACGTTAACGGGAAGCAGCTGCCAGACAGCTTTCGGAAAAGGCTACAGCAGCGTGTCCTGGCGGAGAAGAGCCGCACGACGAAGCGTAACGAGCCAACGATCGGTGCGTTCGACCTGTGCAAAACGCCCAACATGAGACTGAAGACGATACTGATCACGTTGAACTGGTTCGCCAACGAGACGGTGTACCTGGGACTGAGCTACTATGGACCTTCGCTGGGGGAGAATCAGTATCTTAGCTTTTTTCTGTCCTCGCTCGTGGAGATACCGAGCTATATTATTTGTTGGATTATAATGGACCGTTGGGGAAGACGGTGGCCCATGTGTTTGCTCATGATACTGAG TGGTATTAGTTGTATAGTGACTGTTGTCCTTTCGGAAGATGCCGTGACGGAAACGCTTATACTGTACCTGCTCTCAAAGTCGATGATATCGGCCTCGTTCCTGATCATTTACCCGTTCGCTGGCGAGCTCTATCCAACCCAGGTTCGAGGGGTCGGCATCGGTACTTCCAGCTACATCGGTGGACTCGGACTTATCGTGATCCCCTTCATTACATACTTG GGTAAAGATAATCTTCGCCTACCACTCGTCATCATGGGATGCGTTTCGGTTCTCGGTGGCTTCACCGGACTTCGGCTACCCGAAACGCTGCACCACCGTCTTCCCCAAACGCTCGAGGAAGGGGAACTGTTCGGCCAGGACTGGACCTTTGACGAGTGTTTCCGTTGCATCCCAAGCAAAAAGTCTCCAACCAGCTCGTACGAGAACCTGTCGCACGATCCATCCGATGCAGCGCTGGAGCTAAATGCCGCCGTTCCGATCAATGCCAGCACGTACGCCACCGGATCGGGTTCCTGCTCAACCGAAAGGACACCACTCGAGCTGGCCCGAATACGGCGCCAGTCGATGAAACGGCTCGTCCGGCAGGCCAGCACGATGGATACGCAGAAAACGAAGGACGGTGCTATGCAGCTGACTTACTGGTTTTAA
- the LOC126564802 gene encoding protein phosphatase methylesterase 1 — MSSLQRVMMKSRLPPMCPNPRFPKPSDRGFRRQTDYNPLMWDEFFAEKKDVETSKGKFRVYLSAPSEPGAPLLVLLHGGGFSALSWAHFSSEVTKLIHCQCLAFDIRGHGDTYTEEEDDLSAERLATDVGDVIQAMYGESAPPIILMGHSMGGAICVHAANMFVLPSLIGVVVIDVVEGTALEALASMQSFLRSRPTTFKSIQHAIEWCVRSGQVRNVESARVSMPGQIINIETKQLATNELPLKVDSSAEEKLEFKHPNVIAEDAESGDTASSIGNDDSAAMQPPTAAINLRKYAWRIDLSKSEKYWEGWFSGLSQKFLDVHVPKLLLLAGIDNLDRALTVGQMQGKFQLQVLARCGHAVHEDRPHEVAEVLATYLIRNRFAQPTTDGQFLRHLPAC, encoded by the exons ATGTCCAGCCTGCAGCGTGTAATGATGAAATCCAGACTACCGCCAATGTGTCCGAATCCACGGTTTCCCAAACCGAG CGACCGTGGCTTTCGACGTCAGACTGATTACAATCCATTGATGTGGGATGAATTCTTTGCCGAGAAGAAGGATGTAGAAACAAGCAAGGGTAAATTCAGGGTGTATTTGTCCGCCCCTTCTGAACCCGGTGCACCGTTGCTGGTGTTGCTTCATGGTGGAGGGTTTTCCGCACTGTCCTGGGCACATTTCAGT AGTGAAGTCACAAAGCTGATCCACTGCCAGTGTTTGGCGTTCGATATCCGAGGACACGGCGATACGTACacggaagaagaagacgacCTATCAGCAGAACGATTGGCCAC AGATGTTGGAGACGTGATCCAGGCGATGTACGGCGAGTCGGCCCCACCAATCATTCTCATGGGACACTCGATGGGCGGTGCAATATGTGTGCATGCGGCCAACATGTTCGTACTTCCGTCCCTTATCGGTGTGGTTGTGATCGATGTCGTTGAAGGGACTGCTCTGGAAGCACTGGCCAGCATGCAGAGCTTCCTCCGTTCACGTCCAACCACCTTCAAAAGCATCCAGCACGCGATCGAGTGGTGCGTTAGAAGTGGACAGGTTCGAAATGTGGAATCGGCCCGTGTTTCCATGCCAGGGCAAATTATTAA catcgaaacaaaacaactggCAACGAACGAATTGCCTCTCAAGGTGGACAGTTCCGCAGAGGAAAAGCTTGAATTTAAACACCCGAATGTGATTGCAGAAGATGCGGAATCCGGCGATACTGCAAGCTCCATCGGGAATGATGATTCTGCTGCCATGCAACCACCGACCGCCGCCATCAATCTGCGAAAGTATGCCTGGCGCATCGATCTCTCCAAGTCGGAAAAATACTGGGAAGGATGGTTTTCTggactgagtcaaaagtttcTGGACGTCCACGTCCCCAAGCTACTGTTGCTGGCGGGCATAGACAATCTGGACCGTGCGCTGACGGTCGGACAGATGCAGGGCAAGTTTCAGCTACAAGTACTTGCGCGCTGTGGCCACGCGGTACATGAGGATAGGCCGCACGAGGTGGCCGAAGTGTTGGCGACGTACTTGATAAGAAACCGATTCGCGCAACCGACAACCGACGGGCAGTTCCTGAGGCATTTGCCGGCGTGTTAA
- the LOC126564853 gene encoding GTP-binding protein 10 homolog, translating into MVFIQNYLLKSVKKPIRNYLRSRFLDTLRLTTKGGHGGNGLPKYGGVGGQGGAVYFVAKEDKSLRDVVKKYPTKRVVAGNGEESSKARILGRRGTDQKVEVPVGIRVLDQETGIVSELDEEGKSYLAAGGGSGGCSGNSFLGKPGQLRTVTLDLKLIADVGLVGFPNAGKSTLVKAISNASPKIASYPFTTIRPQIATIEYEDYRQITIADLPGLIEGAHANFGMGHKFLKHVERTRLLLIIVDVFGFQLSQQHRKRNCLETIYALNKELELYDKTLLDKPCALIINKMDKEGAVDEICKYEQYFHSLEDGLKLCPDELTPNKLLSIDAVIPISAKSMKEIEKVKQEVRTILDLKAEEMLQEESASRNEQLQQKLSERGPKVV; encoded by the exons ATGGTGTTTATACAAAATTATCTGCTTAAATCTGTTAAGAAG CCAATACGAAACTATCTCCGGAGCCGCTTCCTAGACACACTTCGCCTAACAACAAAGGGTGGCCACGGTGGAAATGGTTTGCCCAAGTACGGCGGTGTCGGTGGTCAGGGTGGAGCCGTCTATTTTGTCGCCAAAGAAGACAAGTCGCTACGCGATGTTGTGAAAAAATATCCAACCAAACGTGTCGTCGCTGGAAATGGCGAGGAAAGCTCAAAGGCTCGCATTCTCGGTCGTAGAGGGACGGATCAAAAGGTGGAAGTGCCTGTTGGCATACGGGTTTTGGATCAGGAGACAGGAATCGTTTCGGAGCTGGATGAAGAGGGCAAGTCATATCTAGCggccggtggtggtagtggtggttgctCGGGAAATTCGTTCCTCGGCAAACCTGGCCAGCTACGGACGGTTACGTTGGATCTGAAATTGATTGCAGACGTAGGACTGGTGGGATTCCCGAATGCGGGCAAAAGCACCCTTGTGAAGGCGATCTCGAATGCTTCCCCAAAGATTGCGTCTTATCCAT TTACCACTATACGACCCCAGATTGCAACGATAGAGTACGAAGACTATCGGCAAATAACGATAGCCGATCTGCCTGGGCTAATCGAAGGAGCGCATGCCAACTTCGGAATGGGACACAAGTTCCTGAAACACGTGGAACGTACCAGACTGCTGCTAATCATCGTAGATGTGTTTGGCTTTCAGCTAAGTCAGCAGCACCGCAAACGTAACTGTCTCGAGACGATATACGCTTTGAATAAGGAGCTGGAGCTATACGACAAAACACTGCTCGACAAGCCTTGCGCCTTAATCATCAACAAAATGGACAAGGAAGGTGCCGTGGACGAAATATGTAAATACGAACAATATTTCCATTCGCTCGAAG ATGGTCTCAAGCTGTGTCCTGACGAGTTAACACCCAACAAACTGCTTTCGATTGACGCCGTCATACCGATTTCGGCAAAAAGCATGAAGGAAATCGAAAAAGTGAAGCAAGAAGTGCGAACCATTCTCGACCTCAAGGCCGAAGAAATGCTGCAAGAAGAATCGGCGAGCAGGAACGAGCAGCTCCAGCAAAAGCTAAGCGAACGAGGACCCAAAGTGGTGTAA
- the LOC126565413 gene encoding UPF0193 protein EVG1 homolog: protein MDWPSTRVAQGGLFHTPKARYTKETQDLIKVLMEEAKLTILQRNKINYHLRNGEPLPVPKEPKFEQEYSNFLPMAIPRKNIKKRSLNTIIESGAFDVEKYVPHKPKEPIEKLKLKLQEQMSGIKMFPDDGRRRRVIRSKSEGCMDFVPPDRASELLDEINERVQWLEEMEALGEGKKHRATIQLQIAEKLNELKRLDRAKSQENEI from the exons ATGGATTGGCCCAGCACGCGTGTGGCCCAGGGTGGCCTGTTTCATACGCCCAAAGCACGCTATACGAAAGAAACTCAGGATTTGATTAAAG TTTTAATGGAAGAAGCAAAATTGACGATTCTGCAGCGTAATAAAATCAACTATCATCTACGCAATGGGGAACCGTTGCCGGTACCGAAAGAGCCCAAGTTCGAACAGGAGTACAGTAACTTTCTTCCGATGGCGATTCCGAggaagaatattaaaaaacgTTCGCTCAACACCATCATCGAGAGTGGTGCGTTCGATGTGGAGAAATACGTACCGCACAAACCGAAAGAACCGATCGAAAAGTTGAAACTGAAACTACAGGAACAGATGAGCGGTATTAAGATGTTTCCAGACGATGGTCGACGTCGACGGGTGATTCGGAGCAAAAGTGAAGGATGCATGGACTTTGTGCCACCGGATCGGGCGAGTGAAC TGCTCGACGAAATCAACGAACGTGTACAGTGGTTGGAGGAGATGGAAGCACTGGGCGAAGGAAAGAAGCATCGGGCCACCATCCAGCTACAGATAGCGGAAAAACTGAACGAACTGAAGCGGCTCGATCGGGCAAAGTCGCAGGAAAACGAAATTTAA
- the LOC126560380 gene encoding signal recognition particle 14 kDa protein codes for NLTHSHSQFLTQLTLLAQSARKDSSFTVTIKRYDGHDRPKPREGKPPLPKPAEYSCLIRAKSRSKKLATVVKRDEVAKFMESYSKVLKSSMDGLKKVKKVKNKAKAAQG; via the exons aatctaacCCATTCCCATTCACAGTTCCTTACGCAGCTTACCCTTTTAGCACAATCAGCCCGGAAAGATTCCTCCTTCACAGTCACAATAAAACGAT ACGATGGACACGATCGGCCAAAGCCCCGGGAAGGTAAACCACCACTACCGAAACCTGCCGAGTACAGTTGCCTGATACGGGCAAAGTCCCGCTCGAAGAAGCTGGCCACCGTGGTGAAACGTGACGAGGTAGCCAAGTTTATGGAATCTTACTCGAAAGTGTTAAAATCGAGCATGGACGGGCtgaaaaaggtgaagaaagtgaaaaacaaagccaagGCGGCCCAGGGATAG
- the LOC126560382 gene encoding zinc finger protein 664-like — translation MSTVNETTEVQNLTILSCPECEGQLVLQQDSNDAASVENDQQYFCCNSCGTRLEIHLEDDQPKNGKEKPFQCDICNRFYATAITLKVHRLRHATGKRELCDLCGASFHTRGQLKIHRRVHTGEKPYKCNVSHIECEYTTLYLMARHIERLHNVTLDRARDKLQYAKNTTQKEKRYRCKYCDKMYVSTACLKKHILKHDQDGVLLHKCSCCDRYFKTEDETHQHEQDQHRDRFVCKICKKSFTKPNLRLRHEQYAHKSNGKDRSKYVCPQCGRKFPSRVTLSDHERAECGKAPIYQCSKCDKRYSSYSSLKIHQTVHENRLPFVCNFCGKKFRTKGQLTVHERGHTGEKPFQCDQCPRSFPYRQSLLTHMSTHTGVKRYGCTECDRKFSCVSNLQAHRRVYHKAINGGSSKVKEKP, via the exons ATGTCTACGGTAAACGAAACCACAGAAGTGCAGAATCTTACCATCTTATCATGTCCTGAGTGCGAGGGTCAACTAGTTCTGCAACAGGATTCGAACGATGCCGCTTCGGTAGAGAACGATCAACAATATTTCTGCTGTAATTCTTGTGGGACGCGCTTGGAAATACA CCTGGAGGATGATCAACCCAAGAATGGCAAGGAAAAACCATTTCAGTGTGATATCTGCAACCGGTTCTACGCGACAGCGATCACACTGAAAGTGCACCGGCTGCGCCACGCAACCGGGAAACGCGAGCTGTGTGATCTTTGTGGTGCGAGTTTTCACACCCGTGGACAGTTGAAAATTCACCGGCGCGTTCATACCGGTGAAAAGCCCTACAAGTGTAACGTTAGTCACATT GAATGTG AGTACACCACACTCTACCTGATGGCTCGCCATATCGAACGATTGCACAATGTGACGCTGGATCGAGCCCGAGATAAGTTACAGTACGCAAAAAATACCACACAAAAAGAGAAACGCTATCGCTGCAAGTACTGTGATAAGATGTACGTGAGTACTGCGTGTTTGAAAAAGCACATACTTAAACACGACCAGGATGGAGTTTTACTGCACAAATGCTCCTGTTGCGATCGGTACTTTAAGACAGAGGACGAGACACACCAACATGAGCAAGACCAGCATCGCGATCGATTTGTGTGTAAGATTTGCAAGAAATCGTTCACCAAACCTAATTTACGTCTGCGCCACGAGCAATATGCACACAAGTCAAATGGGAAAGATCGCTCCAAGTACGTATGTCCGCAGTGTGGAAGAAAATTCCCTTCGAGGGTTACGCTGTCCGATCACGAACGTGCCGAGTGTGGGAAAGCACCTATCTATCAGTGTAGCAAATGTGACAAACGTTATTCAAGCTACAGCTCGCTTAAGATACATCAAACGGTTCACGAAAATCGATTGCCGTTCGTGTGTAATTTCTGTGGTAAAAAGTTTCGCACCAAAGGGCAGCTGACGGTACATGAGCGGGGCCACACGGGTGAGAAACCGTTCCAATGCGATCAATGTCCACGATCGTTTCCATATCGACAGTCACTGTTAACGCACATGAGTACGCACACGGGAGTGAAGCGGTACGGGTGTACGGAATGTGATCGGAAGTTTTCCTGCGTTTCCAATTTGCAAGCACATAGACGAGTATATCATAAAGCGATAaatggtggtagtagcaaagtGAAAGAGAAACCCTAA
- the LOC126560383 gene encoding ovarian-specific serine/threonine-protein kinase Lok-like, giving the protein MEEIDTEPLSIVSIPLDLPVAENPPSYGQLVGGSSLFGTIELCSEIFKFGRDPRCNLVIDQTHFPPSLRSFISNVHFILQKDLKDHCSPTYIIDNSMNGTSVNGTLIGKNNRIILMHGDIISIASFANLFVYYQHSYTVPKEIVTESLKQSYHIGKTLGSGSFGTVYLLHAIATCKPYALKVVKKTRVVAQMNNTSCLDNEVYIMKKLNHPCIIKMFEFIEEPGSICMVIEYMQGGDLLTRILDNHHLSEHIAKFFFYQLCEAIRYLHDKGIIHRDLKPDNILLKDSNIYTLLKVSDFGSSKFLGNNVLMRTICGTPEYVAPEVLEHGNQKPYTRQIDIWSLGVVLYTMLSGLLPFAKSDGITDIEQIKRGQFTLSYPVFRSVNSCRVKKLIYDILNVDPKKRPTITMLVQSEWFRDSNEVQQAKCMMNEFKNVSVSI; this is encoded by the exons ATGGAAGAAATTGACACAGAACCACTTAGTATTGTTAGCATTCCGTTGGATTTACCGGTAGCGGAAAATCCACCGAGCTATGGCCAATTGGTGGGCGGCTCTTCACTATTCGGAACGATCG AACTTTGCagcgaaattttcaaattcggCCGTGATCCAAGATGCAATTTGGTAATAGAccaaacacattttccaccgtCATTACGATCCTTCATCTCGAATGTACACTTCATATTGCAGAAGGATCTCAAGGATCATTGCAGTCCTACGTATATTATC GATAATTCAATGAATGGAACATCAGTAAATGGGACACTAATTGGGAAAAATAATCGCATCATCCTCATGCACGGAGATATCATCTCGATCGCCTCCTTTGCCAATCTGTTCGTGTACTATCAGCACAGCTATACTGTTCCGAAGGAAATTGTAACAGAATCATTGAAGCAAAGTTACCACATTGGAAAAACTCTTGGGTCAGGGTCTTTTGGGACGGTTTATCTGCTACACGCCATCGCAACCTGCAAGCCGTACGCGTTGAAAGTGGTGAAAAAGACGCGCGTCGTTGCGCAAATGAACAATACGTCGTGTTTAGATAACGAAGTATATATTATGAAGAAATTAAATCAT CCGTGTAttattaaaatgtttgaatttATCGAGGAACCGGGCTCAATCTGCATGGTGATAGAGTATATGCAGGGTGGTGATTTGTTGACGCGCATTCTGGACAACCACCATCTTTCGGAGCATATTGCGAAATTTTTCTTCTACCAGCTCTGTGAAGCTATCCGTTACCTACATGACAAGG GAATTATTCACCGCGATTTGAAGCCGGACAATATTCTGCTCAAAGACAGCAACATTTACACACTGCTGAAAGTATCCGACTTTGGTTCGAGCAAGTTTCTAGGCAACAATGTCTTAATGCGTACCATTTGCGGCACTCCGGAGTACGTTGCACCGGAAGTGCTGGAACACGGCAATCAAAAACCGTACACCCGTCAAATCGACATCTGGAGCCTTGGCGTTGTACTGTACACGATGCTTAGTGGCTTGCTACCGTTCGCGAAAAGTGATGGCATTACGGATATTGAGCAGATCAAGCGTGGTCAGTTTACCCTATCCTACCCGGTGTTTCGTAGCGTAAACTCTTGTCGTGTTAAAAAGTTgatttatgacattttaaACGTGGATCCGAAAAAGCGACCAACGATCACAATGTTAGTCCAGAGTGAATGGTTTCGCGATTCGAACGAAGTCCAGCAGGCAAAATGTATGatgaatgaatttaaaaatgtatctgTGAGTATCTAA